One Ignavibacterium sp. DNA segment encodes these proteins:
- the floA gene encoding flotillin-like protein FloA (flotillin-like protein involved in membrane lipid rafts) — MEALTGLSLIVIIAIIIFLFLFLYFVPLGLFITAYFSGVRVKIVKDLIGMRLRKVPPVLIVRNMITATKAGLSVDQAKMEAHYLAGGNVTKVINALISADKANLGLTFERATAIDLAGRDVLEAVKMSVVPKVIETPMVSAVAKDGIQLKAMARVTVRANIERLVGGAGEATVLARVGEGIVSTIGSSESHKDVLENPDKISKSVLAKGLDSGTAFEILSIDIADVDIGQNIGAILQADQAEADLKVARAKAEERRAAAVATEQENIAEVAKMKAKVVEAESEVPRAISDAFRNGKLGVMDYYNLRNIQADTEMRTSIAQPEEKKKTDS; from the coding sequence ATGGAAGCATTAACAGGATTATCACTCATAGTTATTATAGCAATTATAATCTTCTTATTCTTATTTCTCTATTTCGTTCCTTTGGGATTATTTATAACTGCTTACTTTTCTGGTGTAAGAGTAAAAATTGTTAAGGATCTTATTGGAATGAGATTAAGAAAAGTTCCGCCGGTTTTAATTGTAAGAAATATGATAACAGCTACAAAAGCCGGGTTATCAGTTGACCAGGCAAAAATGGAAGCACACTATCTTGCCGGCGGTAATGTTACAAAAGTAATCAATGCACTTATCTCTGCAGATAAGGCTAATCTTGGATTAACATTTGAACGAGCCACAGCAATTGATCTTGCAGGAAGAGATGTTCTAGAAGCAGTTAAAATGTCTGTTGTTCCTAAAGTTATCGAAACACCAATGGTTTCTGCTGTAGCAAAGGATGGTATCCAATTAAAAGCGATGGCAAGAGTTACTGTTCGTGCCAACATTGAAAGATTAGTCGGCGGTGCTGGTGAAGCTACTGTACTAGCAAGAGTTGGCGAGGGAATTGTGTCAACTATTGGATCGAGTGAATCACACAAAGATGTACTTGAGAACCCTGATAAAATATCCAAATCAGTTTTGGCAAAAGGATTAGACAGCGGAACAGCATTTGAGATTTTATCAATTGATATTGCTGATGTTGATATTGGTCAGAATATCGGTGCAATTCTTCAAGCTGATCAGGCAGAAGCTGACTTAAAAGTTGCCCGTGCTAAAGCTGAAGAAAGACGTGCTGCTGCAGTTGCAACAGAGCAGGAAAATATTGCCGAAGTTGCTAAAATGAAAGCAAAAGTTGTAGAGGCAGAATCAGAAGTTCCGCGTGCAATTTCTGATGCATTCAGAAATGGAAAGCTTGGTGTTATGGATTACTATAATCTTAGAAATATTCAGGCAGATACTGAAATGAGAACTTCAATAGCACAGCCAGAAGAAAAGAAAAAAACTGATTCATAA
- a CDS encoding ATP-dependent Clp protease ATP-binding subunit, whose protein sequence is MDGNFSDRLQDVIRLSREEALRLGHDYIGTEHLLLGIIREGQGVAVRILRNLECDLLKLKKAIEDTVRTSGGTLTIGNIPLTKQAEKVLKITQIESKIYKADVIGTEHLLLSLLRDEDNIATQILHQFNISYDAARAELNSMLSAKNPKEPGQKASQSFDKKQEKTKTPVLDNFGRDLTKLANEDKLDPVVGREKEIERVAQILSRRKKNNPVLIGEPGVGKTAIAEGLALRIVQKKVPRTLQDKRVVTLDLAGLVAGTKYRGQFEERMKALMNELEKAEDVILFIDELHTIVGAGGASGSLDASNMFKPALARGDIQCIGATTFDEYRKFIETDGALDRRFQKVMVDPPTYDETLQILENIKFKYEEHHRVKYSKEAIETAVKLSNRYITDRHLPDKAIDVIDEAGSRVHMGNFEVPQEILELEEEIEGVKKDKARVVKMQDYEEAARLRDKERNLLSDLDTAKREWDTKTKDIVHDVSEEDIATVVAMMTGIPVNRIAQTESEKLLKMDDALKQHIVGQDEAVSKLTKAIRRTRAGLKNPNRPIGSFIFLGPTGVGKTELCKVLAKYLFDSEDALVRIDMSEYMEKFSVSRLVGAPPGYVGYEEGGQLTEKVRRKPYSVVLFDEIEKAHPDIFSLLLQVLDDGTLTDSLGRKVDFKNTIIIMTSNAGTKDIKNISKFGFGGDENVDKYSTLKDTVEDAMKRLFNPEFLNRIDDTIVFRNLAKEDIYKIIDIEIKDLHANIKENKLHFQLDETAKDFLVNKGFDEKFGARPLRRAIQKYVEDPLAEEILRGSFKEGTTIIAKHVENSEELVFFDESLEHPDPNVEPEKSDSSGN, encoded by the coding sequence ATGGACGGAAATTTTTCGGATAGACTGCAGGATGTAATAAGACTTAGCAGGGAAGAAGCTCTTAGACTTGGTCATGATTATATTGGTACGGAGCATCTTCTTCTTGGAATTATCCGGGAGGGACAGGGAGTTGCTGTAAGGATTTTAAGAAATCTTGAATGTGATTTACTTAAATTAAAAAAAGCTATTGAAGATACTGTCAGAACTTCCGGCGGAACTTTGACAATTGGAAACATTCCTCTGACAAAACAGGCAGAAAAAGTACTTAAGATTACACAAATAGAATCAAAAATTTATAAAGCAGATGTTATCGGAACGGAACATCTTCTGCTTTCTCTCTTAAGAGATGAAGATAATATTGCTACACAGATACTTCATCAATTTAATATTTCTTATGATGCTGCCCGGGCTGAATTGAATTCAATGCTTAGTGCAAAAAATCCAAAAGAACCAGGACAAAAAGCTTCTCAATCATTTGATAAGAAACAAGAAAAAACCAAAACACCTGTATTGGATAATTTTGGACGCGATCTTACGAAACTTGCTAACGAAGATAAACTTGATCCGGTTGTTGGCAGAGAAAAAGAAATTGAACGAGTAGCTCAGATTTTAAGCAGAAGGAAAAAGAATAATCCTGTACTTATCGGTGAGCCGGGTGTGGGTAAGACTGCAATTGCAGAAGGATTGGCACTCCGGATAGTTCAAAAGAAGGTACCTAGAACTCTTCAGGATAAAAGAGTGGTAACATTAGATCTTGCCGGACTTGTAGCTGGTACAAAATACCGGGGACAATTTGAAGAGAGAATGAAAGCTCTGATGAATGAACTTGAAAAAGCTGAAGATGTAATTCTTTTTATCGATGAACTGCACACGATTGTCGGTGCCGGCGGTGCAAGCGGTTCACTTGATGCTTCAAATATGTTTAAACCTGCTTTAGCTCGCGGCGATATTCAATGTATTGGTGCAACAACTTTTGATGAATACAGAAAATTCATTGAAACTGATGGAGCACTTGATAGAAGATTTCAGAAAGTAATGGTTGATCCGCCAACGTATGATGAAACGCTTCAGATACTTGAAAATATTAAATTTAAGTACGAAGAACATCATCGCGTAAAATACTCGAAAGAAGCAATTGAAACCGCTGTAAAATTAAGTAATCGTTATATAACAGACAGACACTTACCTGATAAAGCTATAGATGTTATTGATGAAGCCGGTTCAAGAGTACACATGGGTAACTTTGAAGTTCCGCAGGAAATACTTGAACTTGAAGAAGAGATTGAAGGTGTAAAAAAAGATAAAGCACGTGTGGTTAAAATGCAGGACTATGAAGAAGCAGCACGCTTACGCGATAAAGAAAGAAATCTTTTATCTGATCTTGATACTGCAAAGCGTGAATGGGATACAAAGACTAAAGATATAGTCCACGATGTTAGTGAAGAAGATATTGCTACTGTTGTTGCAATGATGACCGGAATTCCGGTAAACAGAATTGCTCAGACCGAATCAGAAAAATTGCTGAAGATGGATGATGCATTAAAGCAGCACATTGTCGGGCAGGATGAAGCAGTTAGTAAACTGACAAAAGCAATCAGAAGAACACGAGCAGGACTTAAAAATCCTAATCGCCCGATCGGAAGTTTTATCTTTTTGGGACCAACAGGAGTTGGTAAAACAGAACTATGTAAAGTGCTTGCAAAGTATTTGTTCGACAGCGAAGATGCTCTTGTAAGAATTGATATGAGCGAGTATATGGAAAAATTTTCAGTTTCCAGATTAGTTGGAGCGCCTCCAGGATATGTAGGATATGAAGAAGGCGGACAGCTTACAGAAAAAGTCAGAAGAAAACCTTACTCAGTTGTTCTTTTTGATGAAATTGAAAAAGCACATCCCGATATCTTCAGTTTGCTGCTTCAGGTACTTGATGATGGAACACTTACAGATTCACTCGGAAGAAAAGTGGATTTTAAGAATACTATCATCATAATGACATCAAATGCTGGAACTAAAGATATTAAGAATATCAGTAAATTTGGTTTTGGCGGCGATGAGAATGTTGATAAATATTCAACTCTTAAAGATACAGTTGAAGATGCAATGAAGAGATTGTTTAATCCTGAATTTCTAAATCGGATAGATGATACTATTGTATTCAGGAATCTTGCTAAGGAAGATATTTACAAGATTATTGATATTGAAATAAAAGATCTTCACGCTAATATTAAAGAGAATAAACTTCACTTTCAGCTTGATGAAACAGCAAAAGACTTTCTTGTCAATAAAGGATTTGATGAAAAATTTGGCGCTCGCCCTTTGCGCAGAGCTATTCAGAAGTATGTTGAAGATCCTCTTGCAGAAGAAATATTGCGAGGCTCGTTTAAAGAAGGAACTACAATCATCGCAAAACATGTTGAAAATTCTGAAGAGCTGGTCTTTTTTGATGAATCACTCGAACATCCTGATCCTAATGTGGAACCAGAAAAATCTGATTCATCCGGTAATTAA
- a CDS encoding ATP-dependent helicase has translation MNQKKYVLKRTSQTGLVNKIDEARFTINYIEELNASQFEAASAVSGCYLIIAGAGTGKTRTLVYRVARLIELGYDPNSILLLTFTRKAANEMMKRAAMLLDDRCSRIRGGTFHSFANLTLRKYAKAIGLDSAFTILDQGDSEDIINLIRAQDVFLTKDRRFPNKQTLNKVYSLSVNTGKKVGEIIENDYPHFIPLLDKILEIRKIFIKYKRSNNLLDYDDLLIYLLEFLKTESPAVKALLSEIKFVMVDEYQDTNHLQAEIVKGLAKYNKNVMVVGDDSQAIYSFRGADFHNIMEFPKLFNDVKIIKLEENYRSVQSILDFANRINEAAVEKYKKDLYTRRGSGQLPNIVAATTDNLQSKFIVEKILDLREEGVLLRDIAVLFRSSFFSFDLELELSKANIPFQKFGGMKFVETAHIKDVMAFLRIVVNPKDVISWYRVLLLHEGVGPKTAQRILDELAKARITIKAEPDNQPEFKHHKLGPLFYLLYELQKKKYIPSEMVQKVYEYYWELFKANYDDWNKRKKDLEIFQNIVENYTSVDSLLSDMAIEPIIESVVDVDATDKEEEYVTLSTIHSAKGLEWHSVFIIHAVEGYFPSARSVENLDSLEEERRLMYVASTRAKNNLFITYPMNLYDREAGMTLSKPSRFISDISPDLAEGWLLEEES, from the coding sequence ATGAATCAAAAGAAATATGTTTTAAAAAGAACATCACAAACGGGCTTGGTTAATAAAATTGACGAAGCCCGTTTTACAATTAATTATATTGAAGAATTAAATGCTTCACAGTTTGAAGCAGCATCTGCAGTCAGCGGGTGTTATTTGATTATTGCCGGCGCCGGAACAGGTAAAACAAGGACACTTGTTTATCGTGTTGCCAGATTAATCGAACTTGGCTATGATCCAAATTCTATTTTACTTTTAACTTTTACTCGTAAAGCTGCTAATGAAATGATGAAGCGTGCAGCAATGCTGCTTGATGACCGTTGTTCAAGAATCAGAGGCGGAACTTTTCACTCGTTTGCAAATTTAACTTTAAGAAAATATGCCAAGGCAATCGGGCTTGATTCTGCTTTTACTATTCTTGACCAGGGTGATAGTGAAGATATAATAAATCTTATCCGTGCCCAGGATGTATTTCTTACAAAAGACAGAAGATTTCCGAATAAACAAACACTTAATAAAGTTTATAGTTTAAGTGTCAATACCGGAAAGAAAGTTGGAGAAATAATTGAAAATGATTATCCGCACTTTATTCCATTGCTTGATAAGATTTTAGAAATCCGGAAAATATTTATTAAATATAAAAGAAGTAATAACCTTCTGGATTATGATGATCTGTTAATTTATTTACTCGAATTTCTAAAAACTGAAAGTCCTGCTGTTAAAGCTCTACTTTCTGAAATAAAATTTGTAATGGTTGATGAATATCAGGATACTAATCACTTACAAGCAGAAATTGTAAAAGGATTGGCTAAGTATAATAAAAATGTTATGGTTGTTGGTGATGATTCACAAGCGATTTATTCTTTCCGCGGAGCTGATTTTCATAACATTATGGAATTCCCAAAACTGTTTAATGATGTAAAGATTATCAAACTTGAAGAAAATTACAGAAGTGTTCAATCTATTCTGGATTTTGCAAACCGCATTAACGAAGCAGCTGTTGAAAAGTATAAAAAAGACCTCTATACAAGACGTGGCAGCGGACAATTGCCGAATATTGTTGCAGCAACAACTGATAATCTTCAATCTAAATTTATTGTAGAAAAAATTCTTGATCTAAGAGAAGAAGGTGTTCTGTTAAGAGATATTGCTGTATTGTTCCGTTCATCTTTCTTTTCGTTTGATCTGGAGCTTGAACTTTCAAAAGCTAATATTCCCTTTCAGAAATTTGGCGGAATGAAATTCGTTGAAACTGCACACATTAAGGATGTTATGGCATTTCTTAGAATTGTTGTTAATCCCAAAGATGTTATCAGCTGGTATAGAGTTTTGCTTTTACACGAAGGTGTTGGACCAAAAACAGCACAGCGTATTCTGGATGAACTGGCAAAAGCCCGGATCACAATAAAAGCAGAACCCGATAATCAGCCTGAGTTTAAACATCATAAACTTGGTCCATTGTTTTATCTTTTATACGAACTTCAAAAGAAAAAATATATTCCCTCTGAAATGGTGCAGAAAGTTTATGAATATTACTGGGAATTATTCAAAGCTAACTATGATGATTGGAACAAACGCAAAAAAGATTTAGAGATTTTTCAGAATATTGTAGAGAATTATACTTCGGTTGATTCATTGCTTTCTGATATGGCAATTGAACCGATAATTGAAAGTGTTGTTGATGTTGATGCAACTGATAAAGAAGAGGAATATGTTACGCTTTCCACGATTCATTCTGCTAAAGGATTGGAGTGGCATTCAGTCTTTATAATTCACGCTGTTGAGGGCTACTTCCCCTCTGCAAGATCAGTTGAGAATTTAGATTCATTAGAAGAAGAAAGAAGACTAATGTATGTTGCTTCAACCCGAGCAAAGAATAATTTGTTTATAACTTACCCAATGAATCTTTATGATAGGGAAGCAGGAATGACATTATCAAAGCCATCACGATTCATTTCAGATATTTCTCCTGATTTGGCAGAAGGCTGGCTGCTGGAGGAAGAGTCTTAA
- a CDS encoding RtcB family protein, which produces MKRIKIFGEEIIDEKSIAQIDRCTSENDIGVLTADAHYGYSHPIGGAVAYKNKISLSGVGFDIACGNKAVRTDIKADMIELPKIMDEIYSQISFGMGRKNNQPVDHEVIDKIASSEFKQQRKLINLAKEQLGTVGSGNHFVDLFEDDEGYLWIGVHFGSRGFGHRTTMGFIALSKGQSFEDRVSEGSMDSPPILFDIKSEIGQAYIQAINLAGRYAYAGRDIVVEQVLRILGNPAKTFEVHNHHNFAWQEEHFGEKYWVVRKGCTPAFPKQLGFIGANMMDDSVIVEGIDSELSRQALYSTVHGAGRTMSRNEAAGRKKWKHGRLLSVSRGKVNFEKVKFEMKQKGIELRGSGADEAPECYKKLDEVISYMGNTIKIIFRLHPIGVAMAGSDVYDPYKD; this is translated from the coding sequence ATGAAACGTATTAAAATATTCGGAGAAGAAATAATAGATGAAAAATCTATTGCTCAGATTGATAGATGTACATCTGAAAATGATATCGGCGTATTAACCGCAGATGCACATTACGGGTACAGCCACCCGATTGGCGGAGCAGTAGCATACAAAAATAAGATTTCTCTTTCCGGTGTCGGATTTGATATTGCATGCGGGAATAAAGCAGTTAGAACTGACATCAAAGCAGATATGATTGAATTGCCGAAAATAATGGATGAGATTTATTCGCAAATTTCATTTGGTATGGGAAGAAAAAATAATCAACCGGTTGACCACGAGGTTATTGATAAAATTGCATCTTCTGAATTTAAGCAGCAAAGAAAACTTATTAATTTAGCTAAGGAACAACTTGGAACAGTTGGCAGCGGTAATCATTTTGTAGATCTTTTTGAAGATGATGAGGGTTATTTGTGGATTGGAGTTCATTTTGGTTCGAGAGGTTTTGGACATAGAACTACTATGGGTTTTATTGCACTATCAAAAGGGCAATCATTTGAAGATAGAGTCAGTGAAGGTTCAATGGATTCTCCACCAATACTTTTTGATATTAAATCCGAAATAGGACAAGCATATATTCAGGCGATAAATCTTGCAGGTCGATATGCCTACGCTGGAAGAGATATTGTTGTAGAGCAGGTGTTAAGAATTTTAGGTAATCCGGCTAAAACTTTTGAAGTGCATAATCATCACAACTTTGCATGGCAAGAAGAACATTTTGGAGAGAAATACTGGGTTGTAAGAAAAGGCTGTACTCCTGCATTTCCTAAACAACTCGGATTTATCGGTGCAAATATGATGGATGACTCTGTTATCGTTGAAGGCATTGATTCTGAACTTTCCAGACAGGCTTTATACTCCACTGTTCATGGAGCAGGTAGAACAATGAGCAGGAACGAGGCGGCTGGCAGAAAAAAATGGAAACACGGCAGACTTCTGTCTGTTAGCAGAGGGAAGGTGAATTTTGAAAAAGTTAAATTTGAAATGAAACAAAAGGGAATAGAACTTCGCGGTTCAGGCGCAGATGAAGCTCCCGAATGTTATAAAAAATTAGATGAAGTTATTTCTTACATGGGAAATACAATAAAGATTATTTTCAGATTACATCCGATCGGTGTAGCGATGGCTGGCTCCGATGTTTATGATCCTTATAAAGATTAA
- a CDS encoding alpha-amylase family glycosyl hydrolase, which produces MKKLYLSIIVFFAFALIGFAQIVVTEPQYPTQNDSIVVIFDATQPGASELLNYTGTVYAHTGVTSNLGQWQHVIGNWGNNSNQPALTRLGQNLYKLTIGFPRTFYSVTNPSEKILQLAMVFRSSDASKQTRPDIFIDLYEPGLNLVIQSPQVSVDFSDPLRSPAFVKEGEIVPINIEAVEIETEVSSLNILIDGVQVAQTDSSNISFNFNYADYSAGAHYVKIIGTDTTGSTDSTTFVMFSNPVMNNLPLPDGLRLGLNYSSSTTATLALYAPYKEYVYLIGDFNDWKVQTDYFLNRQYVNADSVIWWINLTLNPGTEYAFQYLVDGKIRTGDPYSEKILDPWNDGYIPSTTYPSLKPYPSGKTSGIVGIVQTNQSEYQWQASDYTRPAKEKIVIYELLVRDFSTQRTFQFLIDTLSYLKSLGVNAIELMPVMEFSGNLSWGYNPIYHTAVDKYYGTANKLKEFIDACHQNGIAVILDMVLNQADNASPLAMLWWDNVNNRPAANNPYLNPIARHPFNVFNDFNHESNATKYFVDRVNEYWLKEFKFDGFRFDLSKGFTQKFSNDVNAWNAYDQSRINILKRMADKLWEVDSTAYVILEHFAVNSEEIVLSDYGMMLWGNHNHDYNEATMGYTSDFSGISYLNRGWTDPHLVGYMESHDEERLMVKNLAFGNSSGSYNIKNLNIALNRMKLAGAFFFTIPGPKLLWQFGELGYDISINFNGRTGEKPVKWDYLNDDRRTNLYKVYSALINLRNNYETFHAANFNLNVSGFMKKINLYHSSMDAFIVGNFNVIQQSTKPNFSKIGYWYDYFTGDSINVTSTTNLTDSIVLAPGDFKLYTSVRLPLPEQGILSDVEQIDNQIPVEYVLEQNYPNPFNPVTTIRYSITTPAKVTLQIYNTLGKEIKSLVNKEQSAGTYEITWDGKDKNDKSVSSGVYFYRINAGKFLETKKMILLR; this is translated from the coding sequence ATGAAAAAATTGTATTTATCTATCATTGTGTTTTTTGCTTTTGCTTTAATAGGTTTTGCTCAGATTGTTGTAACTGAACCACAATACCCGACTCAGAATGACAGCATAGTGGTTATCTTTGATGCAACACAACCCGGTGCAAGTGAATTATTAAACTACACAGGAACAGTATATGCGCATACAGGCGTTACTTCTAATCTGGGACAGTGGCAGCACGTAATTGGAAATTGGGGAAATAATTCAAATCAGCCTGCTCTTACCAGGTTGGGACAGAACTTATACAAATTAACGATTGGTTTTCCGAGAACATTTTATTCTGTTACCAATCCATCAGAAAAAATTTTACAGCTTGCAATGGTTTTCCGAAGTTCAGACGCATCAAAACAAACCAGACCCGATATTTTTATTGATCTTTATGAACCCGGATTAAATTTGGTTATTCAAAGCCCTCAGGTCTCAGTTGATTTTAGTGATCCTCTTCGCTCGCCGGCATTTGTTAAAGAAGGAGAAATTGTTCCGATAAATATTGAAGCAGTTGAAATAGAAACAGAAGTTTCATCTTTAAATATTTTGATCGATGGTGTTCAGGTCGCACAGACAGATTCCAGTAATATATCTTTTAATTTTAATTACGCTGATTATTCAGCTGGGGCACACTATGTAAAGATAATTGGTACAGATACAACAGGAAGTACAGATTCAACAACCTTTGTGATGTTCTCAAATCCTGTTATGAATAATTTACCATTGCCAGACGGTTTACGACTCGGATTAAACTACTCAAGTTCAACTACTGCTACACTTGCTTTGTATGCTCCTTATAAAGAGTATGTTTATCTGATCGGGGATTTTAATGACTGGAAAGTTCAGACTGATTATTTTCTTAACAGGCAGTATGTTAATGCAGATAGTGTAATCTGGTGGATTAATTTAACATTAAATCCAGGTACTGAATATGCGTTTCAATATCTTGTTGATGGTAAAATAAGAACTGGTGATCCTTACTCAGAAAAAATTCTCGATCCCTGGAATGACGGCTATATTCCTTCAACAACATATCCATCATTAAAACCATATCCTTCGGGTAAAACATCCGGAATTGTAGGTATTGTTCAGACAAATCAATCAGAATACCAGTGGCAGGCATCAGATTATACAAGACCTGCCAAAGAAAAGATTGTTATTTATGAATTACTTGTAAGAGATTTTTCGACACAGCGAACATTTCAATTTCTAATTGATACTTTATCTTATTTAAAATCCCTTGGTGTTAATGCAATTGAGTTAATGCCAGTAATGGAATTTAGTGGAAATCTTAGCTGGGGATATAATCCGATTTATCATACCGCAGTGGATAAATATTACGGAACAGCTAATAAACTCAAAGAGTTTATTGACGCTTGTCATCAGAACGGAATTGCAGTAATACTTGATATGGTATTAAATCAGGCTGATAATGCATCTCCGCTTGCAATGCTTTGGTGGGATAATGTAAACAACAGACCCGCAGCTAATAATCCATATTTAAATCCAATAGCACGGCATCCGTTTAATGTTTTTAATGATTTTAACCATGAAAGTAATGCTACAAAATACTTTGTTGATCGTGTAAACGAATACTGGTTAAAAGAATTTAAATTTGATGGATTCCGTTTCGATCTTTCAAAAGGATTTACTCAAAAATTTTCTAATGATGTAAATGCCTGGAATGCTTATGATCAAAGCAGAATAAATATCCTGAAACGGATGGCTGATAAGTTATGGGAAGTTGATTCAACTGCTTATGTAATACTTGAACATTTTGCTGTCAACAGTGAAGAAATAGTATTATCAGATTATGGCATGATGCTTTGGGGTAATCATAACCACGATTATAATGAAGCAACAATGGGATATACTTCAGATTTTTCCGGTATATCATATCTCAATCGGGGCTGGACAGATCCGCATTTGGTCGGATATATGGAAAGCCATGATGAAGAAAGACTTATGGTAAAAAATCTTGCTTTTGGTAATTCTTCAGGCTCTTATAACATAAAGAATCTTAATATTGCATTGAACAGAATGAAACTTGCAGGTGCTTTTTTCTTTACCATACCCGGACCAAAACTCTTATGGCAGTTTGGTGAACTTGGTTATGATATTAGTATTAATTTTAACGGAAGAACAGGTGAAAAGCCGGTTAAATGGGACTATCTAAACGATGACAGAAGAACTAATCTTTACAAGGTTTATTCTGCATTAATAAATCTTCGTAATAATTATGAAACTTTTCACGCAGCAAATTTTAATCTGAATGTAAGCGGATTTATGAAGAAAATTAATCTTTATCATTCTTCAATGGATGCATTTATTGTTGGTAACTTTAATGTAATTCAGCAATCAACAAAACCAAATTTCAGTAAGATTGGTTATTGGTATGATTACTTTACAGGTGATAGCATTAATGTTACAAGCACAACTAATTTAACAGACAGCATTGTACTTGCACCAGGAGATTTTAAACTTTATACCTCTGTTAGATTACCGCTTCCGGAACAAGGAATCCTTTCTGATGTTGAACAAATTGATAACCAAATTCCAGTTGAATATGTATTAGAACAAAATTATCCAAATCCTTTTAATCCTGTCACAACTATCAGGTACAGTATAACAACCCCTGCAAAGGTTACATTACAAATTTATAATACACTTGGCAAAGAGATAAAATCTTTAGTGAACAAAGAACAGTCAGCCGGAACCTATGAAATTACATGGGACGGAAAAGATAAAAATGATAAGTCAGTCAGCTCTGGTGTTTATTTTTATCGTATCAATGCAGGAAAGTTTTTAGAAACAAAAAAAATGATTCTGCTTAGATAA
- a CDS encoding secondary thiamine-phosphate synthase enzyme YjbQ produces MQLKLETHSFTVSSKGNCEIIDITGYIQQVVSDNLFLEGSALVFIAGSTAGITTIEYEPGLLKDYPHFFEKIIPQNQEYQHDRTWHDGNGHSHVRASLQGASFTVPFKDKLLILGTWQQIVFIDFDNKPRRREIIVQITGIKE; encoded by the coding sequence ATGCAGCTTAAACTTGAAACACATTCTTTTACTGTCAGCAGCAAAGGAAATTGTGAGATAATTGATATTACCGGGTACATTCAGCAAGTTGTTTCAGATAATTTATTTTTAGAAGGCAGCGCGCTTGTTTTTATTGCGGGTTCAACTGCCGGAATTACTACCATAGAATATGAACCGGGTTTGTTAAAAGACTATCCGCACTTTTTTGAAAAGATCATCCCACAAAACCAGGAGTATCAGCACGATAGAACATGGCATGATGGAAACGGACACTCACACGTAAGAGCTTCATTACAGGGAGCTTCCTTTACAGTACCATTTAAAGATAAATTACTAATTTTGGGTACGTGGCAGCAGATTGTTTTTATTGATTTTGATAACAAGCCGAGGAGAAGAGAAATCATTGTTCAAATAACAGGTATAAAAGAGTAA